A genomic window from Papaver somniferum cultivar HN1 unplaced genomic scaffold, ASM357369v1 unplaced-scaffold_15, whole genome shotgun sequence includes:
- the LOC113335659 gene encoding H/ACA ribonucleoprotein complex subunit 3-like protein, whose product MYLQYYINDNGDKVYTVKKESPLGKATESAHPARFSPDDKYSRQRVLLKKRFGLLPTQKPAPKY is encoded by the exons ATGTATCTTCAGTACTACATCAATGACAACGGTGACAAAGTTTACACTGTTAAG AAAGAATCACCACTTGGGAAAGCAACAGAATCTGCTCATCCAG CTCGGTTCTCCCCTGATGACAAGTACTCTAGGCAGAGAGTTCTTTTGAAGAAGCGATTTGGATTGCTGCCAACTCAGAAACCAGCCCCCAAGTATTGA